The genomic stretch ACCAGTTGATAGCAACTATCGTATTATGGACTTCTACAGCTTACTTTGTAAGGGAAAAGAAAAATTTCTGGATTACATTTATCCCGGCAGTATTCATGACATCTGTATGTATTGCATTCATCATGATGGCACCAATTGGATTTGGATTACCGGTAATGATGTCTAAATATACAGGAATTGCCTTAGCAGTAGGTATAGGAGTAGTATTCTTAGCAGTAAAAGATAAGGTATACAATAAAGAAGGTAAAAAAGTAACAGTATAGACCCCTTCCTTCTTATGTCAGGTTCTACGAATATTAAAATTAAGTTTTTATTATACTTAATTTTAAATGTAGACCTCGTAGGGAGGGGGAAAGTAGATAATATAAAAAGAGAGAGAAGACCCATATGGGTCTTCTCTCTTTTAGTTTATAGACTAGTTGGGAATAAATAAATCATTGATTATTTATATCAGTCCTACCGCCTTTTTAACTTCTACCATCTTAGCCTTAGCTATTGCCTGAGCCTTTTTTGCACCCTCAGCCAAAATTTTATCTACATATTCAGGGTTAGCCACTAATTCTTCACGTCTGGTTCTTGCTTCTGCAAAGTGCTCCAGGACAGCTTCTAAAAGTTCTTTTTTAGCATGACCATATCCGTAGTTACCGGCTCTGAATTTTTCTTTCATCTCCTCTAACTTTTCAGGAGTAGCAAATAATTTATACAGGGTAGTTACATTGTTATCCGGATCTTTCGGGTCTTCCAGTGGTGTAGAATCTGTTACAATACTCATTACCTGTTTCTTTAATATCTTCTTAGATGCAAACATATCGATGGTATTACCATACGATTTAGACATCTTCGCCCCGTCTACCCCGGGGACCACAGCTGTACTTTCTACGATCATAGGTTCAGGCAGTTTGAAAATTTCAGTGTATTTTTCATTGAATTTTGTAGCTATGTCCCGGGTCATCTCCAGATGCTGTTTTTGATCTTTTCCAACTGGAACCATATCTACATCGTACATTAAGATATCTGCCGCCATCAATACCGGGTATGTAAATAACCCTGTGTTGGAAGAGATTCCACGAGCACTCTTATCCTTAAATGAATGACCTCTCTCTAAAAGAGCCATAGGAGTAAGATTTGATAAAATCCACATAAGCTCTGTATGTTCCGGTACATGGGACTGGATAAAGATACTGGCCTTTGCAGGGTCTACTCCTAATGCCAAGTAGTCTAAAACTACATCCCTGGTGTTTTTACGCAGTGCATCTGCATCTGTAGAAGATGTAAGAGCATGGTAATCTGCTACGAAGAACAGACAGTCGTTTTCTTCCTGGAATTTGATGAATTGTTGTATTGCACCAAAATAGTTTCCTATATGTAAGATCCCGCTTGGCTGTATTCCTGATATTATTTTTTTCATGGTTCCCTCCTATAATAAAAAAGACCAGCCGAGATGACTGGTCAAGTATATATAATTTTCCTCTATTCTATATTAAAATATGAATTAAAGGATAAAAAAGATATAACTATTGATTAGATGTCAGTCTACTTAGATGAAACAGTATTAAAATTATTAGATAAATTTTTCCACCACCAAGTAAATCCCTTTGACACAACAGTTACCTCCTTTATAGATTATTTTGAATAAATAATAACCTTTTTAAGGGGGAATGTCAACAAAAAAACTTTGTGGTATACTAGGAGAAGAATAAAAAAATCTAAATTTTTAAAGGTAAAATTCATAACTAAAAAAGGCGGAGAAGAGAGATGAAAAAAATTATAACAATATTACTGGCAGTTATAACTTTATTTGGATGCAGCGATAAGGGGTCAGCGGAAAAAATAGAGTTTAGAAAAGGTCTTATCTATACCCACAACGGAGATATGCCCTACACAGGGGAAGCCGTTTTATACTATGATGACTCTAATATAGAGAGCAGGGGTTATTCTAAAAATGGGAAGTCCGACGGGGAGTGGACATATTATTTTTATAACGGAAAGGTAAAGAGAAAGGGAAGCTACCTAAACGGTAAGATGGATGGTCTGTGGATTTATTATTTTCATAACGGGGAAGTAGAGGGGGAAGTTAACTATAGAGATGGGAAGGAGATTTAAAGAGACCCTCTTCCTAGACCCTCATCTTCTTATGTTGCTTCCTACCAGGGAGAAACCAATGTAACAATAGTTAGCATTTTATCGAAGTTTATAGTCGTTCTGCTTCGGCAGTAGTGTTTCTACAATGACGATTGTGTATTACTTAGCTAAGACAATTAGAAACTTCTTGACTTTCTTTCGTCTATTTCTTGTGTCAAGACAAGAAACAGACCCGTATTAAAGAGGGACTCTTTAG from Psychrilyobacter piezotolerans encodes the following:
- the trpS gene encoding tryptophan--tRNA ligase, whose amino-acid sequence is MKKIISGIQPSGILHIGNYFGAIQQFIKFQEENDCLFFVADYHALTSSTDADALRKNTRDVVLDYLALGVDPAKASIFIQSHVPEHTELMWILSNLTPMALLERGHSFKDKSARGISSNTGLFTYPVLMAADILMYDVDMVPVGKDQKQHLEMTRDIATKFNEKYTEIFKLPEPMIVESTAVVPGVDGAKMSKSYGNTIDMFASKKILKKQVMSIVTDSTPLEDPKDPDNNVTTLYKLFATPEKLEEMKEKFRAGNYGYGHAKKELLEAVLEHFAEARTRREELVANPEYVDKILAEGAKKAQAIAKAKMVEVKKAVGLI
- a CDS encoding toxin-antitoxin system YwqK family antitoxin, encoding MKKIITILLAVITLFGCSDKGSAEKIEFRKGLIYTHNGDMPYTGEAVLYYDDSNIESRGYSKNGKSDGEWTYYFYNGKVKRKGSYLNGKMDGLWIYYFHNGEVEGEVNYRDGKEI